The Eleutherodactylus coqui strain aEleCoq1 chromosome 6, aEleCoq1.hap1, whole genome shotgun sequence genome window below encodes:
- the LOC136633624 gene encoding formyl peptide receptor-related sequence 4-like yields MTLQNMQFDARVTPKCSETEVNIFSRSSPSFFIVQNHIQRLCIVWYSVTLVLGVIGNGLVIWIAGFRMKTVNAIWFLNLAIADFITCISLPLRISEWALYWHILYDHFLCKAGITILFINMLCSVYFMTVISIDRCVSIFCPIWTRHHRTRWLATIIALLTWMLSLLLSVPYMVFNHAFDDVTECIPKYDSFQEIHTIGKRNAMFITKNICMFAFPFAIILLSYILLFFKLRKMKKNKKSRRPFKVITTVIVSFFICWFPYNTWPLVKVSSEYWQIDMIITEISVCLAYFSSCVNPILYILFSQDFQKKILKNFLKSIPTMLEKVFNERTDIDYDVSPPTTSNTVTHGSSLIVVGGTSDCFL; encoded by the exons ATGACCCTGCAGAACATGCAATTTGATGCTCGTGTTACACCCAAGTGTTCAGAAACAGAAGTGAACATATTCTCCAGAAGTTCACC GAGTTTCTTCATCGTACAAAATCACATACAAAGATTGTGCATTGTATGGTACAGCGTCACTTTAGTTTTGGGGGTTATCGGAAATGGTTTGGTCATCTGGATCGCTGGCTTCAGGATGAAGACTGTCAATGCTATATGGTTCCTCAACCTTGCCATCGCTGATTTCATTACATGCATATCTCTTCCTTTGCGTATTTCAGAGTGGGCTTTGTATTGGCACATACTTTATGATCATTTCTTATGTAAAGCTGGTATTACTATTTTATTCATAAATATGTTATGTAGTGTGTATTTTATGACAGTCATCAGCATTGATCGATGTGTCtcaattttttgcccaatatggACCAGACATCACAGAACTCGTTGGTTGGCCACCATTATTGCTTTACTTACTTGGATGTTAAGTCTTCTTCTAAGTGTCCCTTATATGGTATTTAATCATgcttttgatgatgtcactgagtgCATTCCAAAATATGATAGCTTTCAAGAAATTCACACAATTGGGAAGAGAAATGCGATGTTTATCACCAAAAATATCTGCATGTTTGCTTTCCCATTTGCTATTATTCTCCTATCATATATATTACTTTTTTTCAAgttgagaaaaatgaaaaaaaacaagaagtCTCGACGGCCTTTTAAAGTCATCACCACTGTCATTGTGAGTTTCTTTATATGCTGGTTTCCATATAACACATGGCCTTTAGTAAAAGTCAGTTCTGAATACTGGCAAATAGATATGATAATTACAGAAATATCTGTCTGCCTGGCTTACTTCAGTAGTTGTGTCAACCCCattctttacattttattttcccaagattttcagaaaaaaattttgaaaaattttttGAAGTCCATACCAACCATGCTGGAGAAAGTTTTTAATGAAAGGACAGACATTGATTATGATGTCAGTCCACCTACCACATCGAATACTGTAACACATGGTTCTTCACTGATTGTTGTTGGAGGAACTTCTGATTGTTTTTTGTAA